The Harmonia axyridis chromosome 3, icHarAxyr1.1, whole genome shotgun sequence nucleotide sequence tcaatattcttgaaATGAGGTGCAGTTCGATTTGAAAACAGTTTGCAGACATCTCagcagatcatatgagcgataaatattgatgagaatttttcagctgaaaatattcagtaattTCGAACTCTTCAAGCGAATTCAgatgtttcagttttttccaaatattttgatgatttctttaaTTTGCCTGatcttttattgatattataaGTAGTTATGAAGTAGAGTTGAGTAATCTAAGCCCTTGAAACATATATGCGTAGAAAGTATACTGCCAGACCCCGCATAAAACATGAAATGTAAAGCATTTtaaaaactattcattttaggcacaataTGACTCAAAAAAATGAAGACCTACTTACTAGGGTATATTACACTAATGCCACTATAGTTAACATAtcaattttcatctttttttttgtgaactgtTTCAAACTAAgccaatttcaaaaaattgtaaatatattAGTTTCTAGACTTTTTGATGTTGTTGGAATTTTCAATCGCATCCATTGTGATTCGAGTACTTAGGACTTCGAATCATGATAACTTTGAATGAACTTACAGATTTTGAAATGAGTCAAAAAAGGTATAAGATCATCACATCctttaataatttttctaattcaGATCTGATAGTCCAGTAGACCAATACAAAAAAaaggggtctgctggaaaaaaatccgaacttgatgaaacttctacaggttgttcgggggtgttgtgggatgactgtgtctagttatccaacacgaggatcctgtgctaacttgaggagggccgaagaacctcaacattttcggtcttttatcagttttttctataaacctctaaactaagtagttttcgaccaaaaaaagttgtagagcattaaattttctacaaaatttgaattcacaattttttttgtggaccttatatcaattgagatacagtcgatcaaacttctacagattgttcgggggtgttgtgggatgactctttcgagttatccaacacgagaaCCTTGTGCTTACTTGAGCAGGGCCGAGGAACCCCAacatttttggacttttttcggttatataaaatcattattttcaaataataattggttattattcattgattttacCCAGCTGATCTGATTATTaagattcaaaataattatgggttgaTAGGAATTCACAGTAAGGTGATAAACATGCTacgataatattgaaatatctactGTTCAACATAAACATAGGCTTTTAGTCAAAGCTACCTCCACCTCTCTATGTTTCAATATGTCGATATTGATGAGGAATTTCTATAATTACCATAGAATCGTTGGTAATTGATAGTTAGAGAGTCAAAACCTTTGCTTTTTgctaatttttgacattttgcaAAAATTCCTTTAGTTTTGATTGGCTGCTTATTGGTTGATATGAAGTTTAGAAAAAAgtttctgaaaatgaaattatagaggattgaattatctacaactttgaaaatgaacattttggtCGAAAACTGGGCAAGTTCAAAGTTATAAGCAAAACACCGAAAAAAGGTCCAAAAATGTTGGGGTTCTTCGTCCcacctcaagttagcacagggtccttgtGTTGGTTAACTTGAAAAAGTCATCCCACATCATCAACCCCGAataacctgtagaagttttatcaagttcgaaattttttccagcagaccccactttttttgctttgtctactggactattaTTTTAATCGACTGTATCTAAATTGATAATGGGTTTACAAAAAAGTTTGAGCatacaaaattgtagaaaatttaatgctctacaactttgaaaatgaatgttttcGTAGAAAACTCATTGGGTTAGAAGTTATGATCAAAATaccgaaaaaagtccgaaaatgttcttcggccctcctcaagttagcacagggtcctcgtgttggataacttaaCAGGGTCATTCCACAACATCGCCGCaaaacctgtagaagtttcatcaagttcgaAATATTTTCCAGGTAAGATGTATATATCTACTGGACTATGAATCATGTTGATCGAAGCGACTCAATCTTTTGCTTCTTATTGTTCGCTCTAACTTACCAACTGGAGCCACCAATTGATTGGCTGGAGGAGCACTAGGGTCTGGTACCTCAGGCAGCCTGTATAATAACCAATAATGATATCCCATTGGTTCTTCTTTGTAACCAGCCAAAGTGTGAACATAATGACCATTAGGCCATTCGGATGCTTCAAATGTGAAATGTGGATCTTGTTCCATAGCCATCTGCATGACGTTGTAGAAAGACGTATTCCTGGGAGCTGTTATTGCGATGGTAGAGTTCTCGGTGATGTTGGAGCCTACCCAAAGGGTGTACGTCACTGTGACATTCCTAATTTCCGAATCGTTCCCATGAGTTGACAGAGACTTGGTCAGATCAATATCAACTAGAAGGAGAAATAATCAATTAAAATATGAATTATGTAATAGTGATTTTGAATTGTTTGggttcaaaaaaatttaaaaatttagttaAGCCAGGTTTTACCGTGATTGTCGAAATCTGGATCGAGTCTTCCACAATCTAAGGTTCTTATAGCTCCCAGTCCCTTTCCCAACAGAGCCATGAGTGCATCTGCAGTGAGTCCTGGATCTGTGAAAGCACCATCAGGATCTTGTCTACTTTCTATGTAGGCTCTTGCTGCTGTTCTGTTCCAGTTGGAGTTACTTTCTGGTACTTCTTGGAGAgccttgaaaaattcaatgattgAATGTGTCATGATTActtttaaaatgttttattaaaGAGTTCCATCATAATGGGTTGATGTGATTGGTTTTATCCAAAAAATATCTCACCTGCATCGTGATAGCCGTGTTATATATGTTTCCAAAGCCACCATCACTGTGCTGCTGTCTGGCTAGACTGATCGATGGACGCCGCAAAGAATGCTGGAGATTCCTATGCCTGTGGTCCTTGACTATACAGCGCAGCGCCAGAATCGTCATGGCAACCGTATCTGAAATATCGAACGGGAAAGATCTGGAATAATCGTGACAAGTGGAGTTGCTAGTTTCGTGTCCAAATTCGCAACTTGTTGCTCGACATGATTTTGTTAAATTGAGGGTATGCTCGCATTTGTCTTAGCAAGTTAAGATAAAGTTAAGTTATTTATAGTCTTGTGGTGAATTCACTGGttcaacgaaaataaaaattccgTTGATAAAAATATGGTTgtacaaaatatttcatattcaatgGAATGTAAATGGAGGGGTCAAAGTATTCGAGACTATATACTGCAAAAGggaatgatttttttgttaaatttcaTTTCACCTTCAGACGACAATTTCACACAGAAGAAAATACAGTTTCAAAAGAACTAAAAAAATGTTAGATAGtttcagggccggcgttaggggtgaaacagtgaagcgactgtttcaggagCCTATTTTCGAtaggcggcaatttagcccagtttgtggcaaCCCTTTCATATTTCGGAAAAAATGTAgttttgattcttaaaaacgaaatgaggttggtccgctttgctgcgtttttcaacattccctgcaataaaaatctccaaaccggcTTTACTAAGCCCcctgttaaataaataacacatgacaATCgtaccaatataagcagcattgcctattagcctaattgaatgagggatggaatgtatttcacaaagaggaaaaacaacacttcgaattacgtggaagttgtttacacattcaacatatagaaaattcctacgattctgaattcgaaactaaatgttgaatgttttcagcggaacttatatttttaatcccatttagttctggaagctttgcatgccttatcaccctttgtatcttgtggtgtgataggcaATCTTTCATCGATTgtatgtgatcgattgtgaatgtgagattcagatatattacttacgcattgtttaTCGGAGTCGAACAAATCCAGAattttattgtaggtaaaaatgtccgaaaaaaaaagaaacccactggaaacgactttagaaagaaacgattagcaaaatcgctagagaaataaaaaatggcgaattatcatcgatGTGATGTGTTTTGTTGGCTGGGGGggtgatactttttcagcaggtcgCCAAAAAATTCTCTGCTTCAGGCGTCAAAATTGCTTGCATTGGCTCTGGATAGTTtattgggctgtttccatcatctgtgcggttggtTGTTACtgacgtttcggcaagcattcgcctgccaTCTTCAGGGTGTTGGtactgagaagaaccgtttgctaTCTGGATTTGTACGCATCATACTTTTTTTAGAATTCGTCTGAGGGTATCAGGGTTTCAAGCAACATCGTCTGGGTTGCAGTCCGATCACTATAACCACTAGTCTACAGAAGCAGGTTAATGGTGAGAGTGAATGGACTGCAACCCAGACGACGTAGGTTTAAACTCCGATACCCTTAGACGAACTCTAAAAAAGTATGGTGCGTACAAGTTCAGACAGGCAATGTTTGGCAGACGATTCTTCTCAGAACCAAACAATCGGTCCTTCTCTGGACTAACACCCCGAAAACGATAGGCGAATGCTTCATGCAACGTCGGTAATAACCAACCAAACATATGATGATGGAAAGAGCACAATAAACTATCTAGCACAGTATATaatccatcatcaatatctaaACAACAACTACAAAAATGTGGATTTTCTGATGAAGAAATTTCTGAAGACTGATCAAATAGTGCGTCATTGTGAGATAATACGCGTCAATGAAACCATAGAAAGTTGCGGTGTATCTCTCACCTCTTGGAGTTCATCAGCCTTTGCCGATTGGATAAAGAAAAGTAGTTTGAGagtaataataatcaatataatACTCACCAATGTTGTGGTCTTTAGCAGTATTGGCAATGTCCAGTAATCTCCTGATTTGCTTCTTCCTGACATGTGACTTGGCGCTACAAGCTGCTAAGCTGGCGTAGGCAAACTCCAAGTCATGGACTGGTTCATGGTGTAGTAAGGTACTGATGAGATCGTGTCCATGGAATTCTCTTGGGTCTTTACACAGAGAGCTGATAGCTAGAGCGTACTGTGCTAACTTAGGAGGGGTTATGGGTATCTCCCTATGTCTGCGgaagatttttttattgttttatctcACTTGTTGTTATTAacatttatcaatatttttaatggTTTGAGTCTTGCGTCAACTTGTCTGTCAAAAAATCATTGTAATTCTTGGCGTTGATGGCTAATTTTTAATGGATGACTTCGTTAAAAGGCAAAACAGTCATATTTATGCTTAAGAAATTTACGAATGATTTATAACAAGCCAAAAATTCAAATCACATCACTATTTGGTGGAAGATTCACTGAGTTCTATTCTCCGAAGACGATTCAGATAAAATACATGAACAGTATGGTGATTGTCATCGTGCTAAGATAAACACGGTTTTTGATTCTCAGTTGGAAGAAATTAGTCTCAAGTGTTTTCAGCAAAATACTGACATTTGCCATACTGTTCTTTATTGATCAAGCGATTTACTGGTTTGATGACAAGGGCGGCCCAAGCCTTCAATTTTGGGGGGGTCGCcgcttcaagttttttgatgggaccatttcgTACTTTGCctgcttgaaacgcatatttAGTATTAGGTGGTTTCTTTtggggggtcatgacccccttgaCCCCCCTGGGTCCGCGCTTGCTTGTCCACTATGCTCTTATTGCTCTTGCGTTTTGACACTTTTGGAATATTTGCTGTTGAGTTATTTTTAGGTTTATGCCTTAAAGTCAGTGACCACTAAGTAACTGAAGTTTAAAATGTATCTTTGCTTTAAAGATAATGGAATTTCACCAAAAGAATACACAGGTAGACTGCAGTCACCAGGTGCGTTTTATCATAAAACGTATTACAattatttctgaagaaaaatttaattgatacTTTGAATCTTGcctttgaatttggaatttcaAGTCACGGCAAAGGAATATAGCAATGTATCTACCTTTGTGCTTCAATTCAAGCTGAAAACCCTAATACTATTtacgatttatatttgaaatctTCAAGAAATAATGATTTCATCAATTCTAATTATGAATCTTCAGaatcattcataaaaaaagttACCAATCTAAAATTTCTACagttagataaaaaaaattaagaaagcaGCGGAGTTTTCAAGcgtttgttcattcatgcgccagtTGTACCCTTGAACATTTTTAAGTTTATTCGATCATGAGATACTAACAGGATTAAGTCTAGAACAATGACCTATATTCATTTATAgtcaataaaaatttgaaaacattaAATTTTTGATGTAATTTGTAGTGAAATATCCTGTATATCAATTTCTCAAGAAACAAAATTATGCTATCTGAGATAATTTATAACAACTACATTCGACATGAAAACATGTACCTACCTACAATGATTCATGAAACACCATGTTTATGTATTAATGTACATAATATATATGTATGGTGATTTAATACGGTATGCCGGGCACCAATGTGTCCAAGTTTCAACGACCGTTGCAGCTTCTGGTACAGACAGACGCAGCGAATTATCGATGTCTGGATTTGGCAGTCGTATAAGCttgttgaattattgaattaggTCTCGATGCTCGTATAGGTTGAAGAATATAGAGTTTCTATTGTGTTAAATTAGTGTAAGAAATTGTCTTCTACTTGGTTTACTGAATTGGAAACTGACGTGAACTCTGGAGTctttgagcgttcgttcattAATTTGCCAATTGCAGCCTTGGATTCctcattttttcgatgttttgcTTAGTTTTCCTGATTTTGACCTAGCTATCAACACGAATTTTGCAAGAATATTGTAATTTTAATTCTATACACACACAAAATAGCAACCAACCTGTTTGGATCtgtcatggaaatattgggtatgtctttttcaatattcttcttgaattctctTCGATTCTATTTATgttatcagcttgaaatttgaaattaatattttataacaCAGGTTTGACAAATATATTAGGTAAGATATTCAACGTTATTCCAGAAAAAACTCATGGTCCAGTGGAACAGTGCAACGATGAAAACAACTCCGTGATACAATATCGAATAAACC carries:
- the LOC123674737 gene encoding uncharacterized protein CG3556 → MHLLYPILLSSFVVFNCAALNAEQTSKATTEGVKYSSEYPEFETSVQKALSWLITQRELDWSWRNDTAKVLTALRLAAMQDDLNPILPNQLEVELSAKQLEIEIVILLWRHREIPITPPKLAQYALAISSLCKDPREFHGHDLISTLLHHEPVHDLEFAYASLAACSAKSHVRKKQIRRLLDIANTAKDHNIDTVAMTILALRCIVKDHRHRNLQHSLRRPSISLARQQHSDGGFGNIYNTAITMQALQEVPESNSNWNRTAARAYIESRQDPDGAFTDPGLTADALMALLGKGLGAIRTLDCGRLDPDFDNHVDIDLTKSLSTHGNDSEIRNVTVTYTLWVGSNITENSTIAITAPRNTSFYNVMQMAMEQDPHFTFEASEWPNGHYVHTLAGYKEEPMGYHYWLLYRLPEVPDPSAPPANQLVAPVGVDELLIEEGDHYLFWYKKL